A region of Neovison vison isolate M4711 chromosome 7, ASM_NN_V1, whole genome shotgun sequence DNA encodes the following proteins:
- the RANBP10 gene encoding ran-binding protein 10 isoform X1, protein MGIGLSAQGVNMNRLPGWDKHSYGYHGDDGHSFCSSGTGQPYGPTFTTGDVIGCCVNLINSTCFYTKNGHSLGIAFTDLPANLYPTVGLQTPGEIVDANFGQQPFLFDIEDYMREWRAKVQGTVHCFPISARLGEWQAVLQSMVSSYLVHHGYCATATAFARMTETPIQEEQASIKNRQKIQKLVLEGRVGEAIETTQRFYPGLLEHNPNLLFMLKCRQFVEMVNGTDSEVRSLSSRSPKSQDSYPGSPSLSPRHGPSSSHMHNTGADSPSCSNGVASTKSKQNHSKYPAPSSSSSSSSSSSSSSPSSVNYSESNSTDSTKSQPHSSTSNQETSDSEMEMEAEHYPNGVLESVATRIVNGAYKHEDLQTDESSMDDGHPRRQLCGGNQAATERIILFGRELQALSEQLGREYGKNLAHTEMLQDAFSLLAYSDPWSCPVGQQLDPIQREPVCAALNSAILESQNLPKQPPLMLALGQASECLRLMARAGLGSCSFARVDDYLH, encoded by the exons GTTGGGATAAACATTCCTATGGTTACCATGGCGATGATGGGCACTCATTCTGCTCCTCTGGCACTGGCCAGCCCTATGGTCCCACATTCACCACAGGAGATGTGATTGGCTGCTGTGTCAACCTCATCAACAGCACCTGCTTCTACACCAAGAATGGCCACAGCCTTG GTATAGCCTTCACAGACCTCCCG GCCAACCTCTACCCCACCGTAGGCCTGCAGACCCCCGGGGAGATTGTGGACGCCAACTTTGGGCAGCAGCCCTTCCTGTTTGACATTGAGGACTACATGCGGGAGTGGCGTGCCAAGGTCCAGGGCACTGTGCACTGCTTCCCCATCAGTGCTCGGCTTGGCGAGTGGCAGGCGGTGCTTCAGAG caTGGTCTCATCTTACCTGGTGCATCATGGGTATTGTGCCACAGCCACGGCTTTTGCCCGAATGACTGAAACCCCGATTCAGGAAGAACAAGCATCCATAAAGAACAGACAAA AGATCCAGAAGCTGGTGCTGGAGGGCCGTGTGGGTGAGGCCATTGAGACCACACAGCGCTTCTATCCAGGACTGCTGGAGCATAACCCTAACCTGCTCTTCATGCTCAA gTGCCGACAATTTGTGGAGATGGTGAATGGGACCGACAGTGAGGTCCGCAGCTTGAGCTCCCGAAGCCCCAAGTCCCAGGACAGCTACCCTGGctcccccagcctcagcccccGACACGGCCCTAGTAGTTCCCACATGCACAACACAG GAGCAGACAGTCCCAGCTGCAGCAATGGCGTCGCATCCACGAAAAGCAAACAGAACCACAGTAAATACCCTGcacccagctcctcctcctcctcctcgtcctcctcgtcctcctcatCCCCATCCTCCGTCAATTACTCCGAGTCCAACTCAACAGATTCCACCAAGTCCCAGCCCCACAGCAGCACCAGTAACCAGGAGACCAG TGACAGTGAGATGGAGATGGAGGCAGAGCATTACCCCAATGGTGTGCTGGAGAGTGTAGCCACGCGCATCGTCAACGGTGCCTACAAGCATGAGGACCTACAGACAGATGAGTCCAGCATGG ATGATGGGCATCCTCGGCGGCAGCTCTGTGGGGGCAACCAGGCTGCCACAGAAAGGATTATCCTGTTTGGTCGCGAGTTGCAGGCACTGAGCGAGCAGTTGGGCCGGGAGTACGGCAAGAATTTGGCCCACACGGAGATGCTGCAG GATGCCTTTAGCCTGCTGGCATACTCAGACCCCTGGAGCTGCCCAGTTGGCCAGCAGCTTGACCCCATCCAGAGGGAGCCTGTGTGTGCTGCCCTCAACAGCGCCATTTTAG AGTCTCAGAACCTGCCAAAGCAGCCCCCTCTGATGCTCGCCCTGGGCCAGGCATCTGAATGTCTACGGCTCATGGCCCGAGCGGGCCTGGGATCTTGCTCCTTTGCCAGAGTCGACGACTACTTGCACTAG